In Zingiber officinale cultivar Zhangliang chromosome 8B, Zo_v1.1, whole genome shotgun sequence, a single genomic region encodes these proteins:
- the LOC122017607 gene encoding uncharacterized protein LOC122017607 isoform X4, whose protein sequence is MLLAGFDIKLRFCRLGLVQDLSFGVVRLWRCDRLEEEVKAKFCLSFPVWICSMKEQQDGTLTRKNVWSRLLFGLLLLLLAICGSKGPYFKLYPISRRMLLQTIIGSPAGDAKMEINTSKLPRISSFPHLQTPNLESESMPNSSAPSLSMVTQGSPSIIMPKLEILPPTSHAVVPSIPPSSSSDHITEQHKQIQVEPPKASVVPDAPAPKATSRTGIPQADLHGKAHDNSRLAAAPVAHGPVASPVIVISPAIHENSHIPVAAPPLNLFNHPTPVNYSNANEPIASPVTAPSVPPPPEDLANHTTPDNDSYIKGPAISPATTISPAIRENSSMPVAAPPLNLLNHSTPVNYSHEPARSPVTVPPPVFHESHGMPVAPPPEDLSNYAAPTNGSRPEGPATPPVTAYSPAFHDNSGIPLAAPPQSLSNQTNPLNYSHAKGPIKSPVTAPSPALHGSHGIPVAPSPEDLSNYSAPVTEGPVVSPVTALPPTVHVNPVTPVAAPPEDLSNNRTHHNDSNTKGTNTQFGGPAVSPVVAPPPSIHENYGMPVAGPPEGVSSHVPPRNDRQNYGMPVAAPPEGVSSHVPPRNDRHSGGSLPAMSPAPHEAEVPSDNAHGPLSSHSQPPSETVPESPPPVPAASSHHHQYTPRKRAGNPSSAPSPLHTPDSYYPAPPSLIRPKVHAPPPHNQDNQGTPRPAQSRVAPSTHHGGPIQFPAISPFGFVKPKAPKMRPIHALPPPPPNLDCTPPSCRDPYTNSRPGSPCTCVLPMNVGLRLSIPLITFFPWVFDFAQEIASGTSIEQSQVRIMGANAANELPDKTDVLIDLLPFGDQFENSTVFSISQKFWHKELFINSSLFGDYLVLYVTYPGLPSPPMAPGSIDNHGSSGGDSSSRTLHPFAVDVGKREGKQNHSIVAILVLSAVITSILCIGVVWILLLKYRTRSHLSQAPQGLRNSLTKEAGTDPTMIKSRPTSASASFSSSIRTYAGTTKTFSLHEMEQATNSFDHSKIIGEGGFGRVYEGTLEDGMKVAIKVLKRDDRQGNREFLAEVEMLSRLHHRNLIKLIGICTEADNCLVYELVRNGSVDSHLYGADKEVAPLNWYARLKIALGAARGLAYLHEDSNPRVIHRDFKSSNILLEEDFNPKVSDLGLARAAKGEGNEYISTRVMGTFGYVAPEYAMTGHLLVKSDVYSYGVVLLELLTGRKPVDMLRPPGQENLVTWARPLLTNRDSLESIIDPSLYPDITLDSLTKVAAIASMCVQPEVDQRPFMGEVVQALKLVCNTGDDFSRVSGSCSLEETSILEEQPRISTGWDLGSERMLPEPDVFSMSARFTRDASGSFRRYSSSGPLRPGSSSLQFWHQTRGLTSGSASEHGNLDRGLKTGDQLV, encoded by the exons ATGCTCCTTGCTGGTTTCGATATAAAGTTGCGATTTTGCAGGTTGGGTTTGGTTCAAGATCTCTCCTTTGGCGTTGTTCGTCTGTGGCGATGTGATAGATTGGAGGAAGAGGTGAAAGCGAAGTTTTGTTTGAGCTTTCCGGTTTGGATTTGTTCTATGAAGGAGCAGCAGGACGGGACGTTGACGCGGAAAAATGTATGGTCGCGGCTTCTCTTCGggctgctgctgctgcttttGGCTATTTGTGGATCTAAAG GTCCTTACTTCAAATTATATCCAATCTCTCGAAGAATGTTGCTTCAGACAATAATTGGTTCACCAGCTGGTGATGCTAAGATGGAAATTAATACATCAAAGCTGCCGAGAATATCCTCCTTTCCACATCTTCAAACACCAAATCTAG AATCAGAGAGCATGCCAAATAGCAGTGCTCCCAGTCTTTCAATGGTCACTCAAG GATCTCCTTCTATCATCATGCCTAAGCTTGAGATTCTGCCACCTACTAGCCATGCAGTAGTACCATCAATACCTCCTAGCTCTTCGTCTGATCACATTACTGAGCAACATAAGCAGATACAAGTGGAACCTCCTAAGGCGAGTGTAGTTCCTGATGCTCCAGCTCCAAAAG CTACTTCTAGAACAGGAATTCCTCAGGCTGATTTGCATGGAAAAGCACACGACAACAGTCGTCTAGCTGCAGCACCTGTAGCTCATG GGCCTGTGGCATCTCCTGTAATAGTCATTTCTCCTGCCATCCACGAGAATAGCCACATACCAGTTGCTGCACCTCCTCTCAATTTGTTTAACCATCCAACCCCAGTCAATTATTCAAATGCCAATG AGCCAATTGCATCTCCGGTAACAGCACCATCAGTTCCTCCACCTCCAGAGGATTTAGCTAACCATACAACCCCTGATAATGATTCCTATATTAAAG GGCCTGCAATATCTCCAGCGACAACCATTTCTCCTGCCATCCGTGAGAATAGTAGCATGCCTGTTGCTGCACCACCACTCAATTTGCTTAACCATTCAACACCAGTTAATTATTCACATG AGCCTGCTCGGTCTCCCGTAACTGTACCACCTCCTGTTTTTCATGAGAGTCATGGTATGCCAGTTGCGCCACCACCAGAGGATCTATCTAACTATGCAGCCCCTACTAATGGTTCCCGTCCTGAAG GGCCTGCTACACCTCCAGTAACAGCCTATTCTCCTGCCTTCCACGACAATAGTGGCATACCACTTGCTGCACCCCCACAAAGTTTATCAAACCAAACGAACCCTTTAAATTATTCACATGCAAAAG GTCCTATCAAATCTCCTGTAACAGCACCATCTCCCGCTCTTCATGGGAGTCATGGCATCCCAGTTGCTCCATCCCCAGAAGATTTATCTAACTATTCAGCCCCAGTAACTGAAG GGCCTGTTGTGTCACCAGTGACTGCCTTACCACCTACCGTCCATGTGAATCCTGTTACACCTGTCGCTGCACCTCCAGAAGATCTATCCAATAATAGGACCCATCATAACGATTCTAACACAAAAG GGACAAATACACAATTTGGAGGTCCTGCTGTATCTCCAGTAGTAGCACCACCACCTTCCATCCATGAGAATTATGGCATGCCGGTTGCTGGTCCTCCCGAAGGAGTATCCAGCCATGTCCCTCCTAGAAATGATAGACAGAATTATGGCATGCCAGTTGCTGCGCCTCCCGAAGGAGTATCCAGTCATGTCCCCCCTAGAAATGATAGACACTCAGGAG GTTCTTTACCTGCAATGAGCCCTGCACCTCATGAAGCCGAGGTGCCTTCTGATAATGCTCATGGTCCTCTTAGTTCTCATTCACAGCCTCCATCAGAAACAGTACCTGAGAGTCCTCCACCTGTGCCTGCAGCTTCATCTCATCATCACCAATATACACCAAGGAAAAGGGCAGGAAACCCTTCATCTGCTCCATCTCCACTGCACACTCCTGATTCTTACTATCCTG CACCACCCTCCCTGATTAGGCCAAAGGTTCATGCCCCACCACCACATAATCAAG ATAATCAAGGAACCCCTAGACCTGCTCAATCAAGAGTGGCTCCATCCACTCATCATGGAG GGCCTATTCAGTTTCCTGCAATTTCTCCATTTGGATTTGTGAAGCCAAAAGCACCAAAGATGCGACCTATCCATGCACTTCCACCTCCACCTCCTAATTTAG ATTGTACACCTCCATCTTGCCGTGACCCTTATACAAATAGCCGTCCAGGATCACCCTGCACCTGTGTTTTGCCAATGAATGTTGGACTGCGCCTAAGCATTCCATTGATTACATTCTTTCCCTGGGTCTTTGACTTTGCTCAAGAAATTGCATCCGGAACATCTATTGAACAAAGTCAGGTGCGGATCATGGGAGCAAATGCTGCCAACGAGCTGCCTGATAAGACTGATGTTCTCATTGATCTGCTGCCTTTTGGAGATCAATTTGAGAACAGCACAGTGTTCTCAATTTCTCAGAAGTTCTGGCACAAAGAGTTGTTCATAAACTCATCTTTGTTTGGTGACTATCTGGTGCTTTATGTCACTTACCCAG GTCTTCCTTCACCACCTATGGCGCCAGGAAGCATAGATAACCATGGATCATCTGGTGGTGACAGTAGTTCTAGGACTTTGCACCCATTTGCAGTCGATGTGGGAAAGCGAGAAGGAAAACAAAATCACAGCATAGTAGCTATTCTGGTTCTTTCAGCTGTTATAACTTCCATTTTATGCATTGGAGTTGTATGGATTTTGCTATTGAAATATAGAACTAGGTCTCATCTTTCACAAGCTCCTCAAGGTTTGAGAAACTCACTCACAAAGGAAGCAG GGACTGATCCAACCATGATCAAAAGCAGGCCAACATCAGCTTCAGCATCTTTCAGCTCTAGTATACGAACATATGCAGGAACAACAAAAACTTTTAGTTTACATGAGATGGAACAGGCCACAAATAGTTTTGACCACTCAAAAATAATTGGTGAAGGTGGTTTTGGACGTGTTTACGAAGGCACACTTGAAGACGGTATGAAGGTGGCCATTAAGGTTCTTAAGAGAGATGACCGACAAGGTAACCGAGAGTTCTTGGCTGAGGTTGAGATGCTGAGTCGATTGCATCATAGGAATTTGATTAAGTTGATTGGTATATGCACGGAGGCAGACAACTGTCTAGTTTATGAACTTGTTCGGAATGGCAGCGTAGACTCTCATTTATATG GTGCAGACAAGGAAGTTGCTCCACTTAACTGGTATGCTAGGCTGAAGATTGCACTTGGTGCTGCTCGAGGTCTAGCCTATCTGCATGAAGATTCAAATCCTCGTGTTATACATCGCGACTTCAAATCAAGCAACATATTGCTGGAAGAAGATTTCAATCCCAAGGTGTCTGATTTGGGTCTAGCAAGGGcagctaagggagaaggaaacgaGTACATCTCCACACGTGTTATGGGAACTTTCGG CTATGTGGCCCCTGAATATGCCATGACCGGGCATCTTCTTGTCAAGAGTGATGTTTACAGCTATGGAGTTGTACTTCTTGAACTGCTTACTGGACGGAAACCTGTAGACATGCTGCGACCTCCAGGGCAAGAGAATTTAGTCACATGGGCACGGCCACTTCTCACAAATAGGGACAGCCTAGAATCGATTATAGATCCATCTCTTTACCCTGACATTACACTTGACAGTTTGACAAAGGTGGCTGCCATTGCTTCAATGTGCGTGCAGCCTGAAGTTGACCAGCGACCGTTCATGGGTGAAGTGGTTCAAGCGCTAAAATTAGTATGCAATACAGGAGATGATTTTAGTAGAGTATCCGGAAGTTGTAGCTTGGAGGAGACATCGATACTAGAGGAACAGCCAAGGATCAGCACGGGGTGGGACTTGGGGTCAGAGAGAATGCTCCCTGAGCCTGATGTATTCAGTATGTCTGCAAGGTTTACAAGGGATGCATCAGGTTCATTTCGCCGCTATTCTAGCTCAGGTCCTCTGAGGCCGGGCAGTAGTAGCCTGCAATTTTGGCATCAAACAAGAGGCTTGACATCAGGAAGTGCTAGTGAGCATGGCAATTTAGACAGGGGATTGAAGACTGGTGACCAATTGGTGTAA
- the LOC122017607 gene encoding uncharacterized protein LOC122017607 isoform X1: MLLAGFDIKLRFCRLGLVQDLSFGVVRLWRCDRLEEEVKAKFCLSFPVWICSMKEQQDGTLTRKNVWSRLLFGLLLLLLAICGSKGPYFKLYPISRRMLLQTIIGSPAGDAKMEINTSKLPRISSFPHLQTPNLDTSLTESESMPNSSAPSLSMVTQGSPSIIMPKLEILPPTSHAVVPSIPPSSSSDHITEQHKQIQVEPPKASVVPDAPAPKATSRTGIPQADLHGKAHDNSRLAAAPVAHGPVASPVIVISPAIHENSHIPVAAPPLNLFNHPTPVNYSNANEPIASPVTAPSVPPPPEDLANHTTPDNDSYIKGPAISPATTISPAIRENSSMPVAAPPLNLLNHSTPVNYSHEPARSPVTVPPPVFHESHGMPVAPPPEDLSNYAAPTNGSRPEGPATPPVTAYSPAFHDNSGIPLAAPPQSLSNQTNPLNYSHAKGPIKSPVTAPSPALHGSHGIPVAPSPEDLSNYSAPVTEGPVVSPVTALPPTVHVNPVTPVAAPPEDLSNNRTHHNDSNTKGTNTQFGGPAVSPVVAPPPSIHENYGMPVAGPPEGVSSHVPPRNDRQNYGMPVAAPPEGVSSHVPPRNDRHSGGSLPAMSPAPHEAEVPSDNAHGPLSSHSQPPSETVPESPPPVPAASSHHHQYTPRKRAGNPSSAPSPLHTPDSYYPAPPSLIRPKVHAPPPHNQDNQGTPRPAQSRVAPSTHHGGPIQFPAISPFGFVKPKAPKMRPIHALPPPPPNLDCTPPSCRDPYTNSRPGSPCTCVLPMNVGLRLSIPLITFFPWVFDFAQEIASGTSIEQSQVRIMGANAANELPDKTDVLIDLLPFGDQFENSTVFSISQKFWHKELFINSSLFGDYLVLYVTYPGLPSPPMAPGSIDNHGSSGGDSSSRTLHPFAVDVGKREGKQNHSIVAILVLSAVITSILCIGVVWILLLKYRTRSHLSQAPQGLRNSLTKEAGTDPTMIKSRPTSASASFSSSIRTYAGTTKTFSLHEMEQATNSFDHSKIIGEGGFGRVYEGTLEDGMKVAIKVLKRDDRQGNREFLAEVEMLSRLHHRNLIKLIGICTEADNCLVYELVRNGSVDSHLYGADKEVAPLNWYARLKIALGAARGLAYLHEDSNPRVIHRDFKSSNILLEEDFNPKVSDLGLARAAKGEGNEYISTRVMGTFGYVAPEYAMTGHLLVKSDVYSYGVVLLELLTGRKPVDMLRPPGQENLVTWARPLLTNRDSLESIIDPSLYPDITLDSLTKVAAIASMCVQPEVDQRPFMGEVVQALKLVCNTGDDFSRVSGSCSLEETSILEEQPRISTGWDLGSERMLPEPDVFSMSARFTRDASGSFRRYSSSGPLRPGSSSLQFWHQTRGLTSGSASEHGNLDRGLKTGDQLV, translated from the exons ATGCTCCTTGCTGGTTTCGATATAAAGTTGCGATTTTGCAGGTTGGGTTTGGTTCAAGATCTCTCCTTTGGCGTTGTTCGTCTGTGGCGATGTGATAGATTGGAGGAAGAGGTGAAAGCGAAGTTTTGTTTGAGCTTTCCGGTTTGGATTTGTTCTATGAAGGAGCAGCAGGACGGGACGTTGACGCGGAAAAATGTATGGTCGCGGCTTCTCTTCGggctgctgctgctgcttttGGCTATTTGTGGATCTAAAG GTCCTTACTTCAAATTATATCCAATCTCTCGAAGAATGTTGCTTCAGACAATAATTGGTTCACCAGCTGGTGATGCTAAGATGGAAATTAATACATCAAAGCTGCCGAGAATATCCTCCTTTCCACATCTTCAAACACCAAATCTAG ACACCTCTTTAACAGAATCAGAGAGCATGCCAAATAGCAGTGCTCCCAGTCTTTCAATGGTCACTCAAG GATCTCCTTCTATCATCATGCCTAAGCTTGAGATTCTGCCACCTACTAGCCATGCAGTAGTACCATCAATACCTCCTAGCTCTTCGTCTGATCACATTACTGAGCAACATAAGCAGATACAAGTGGAACCTCCTAAGGCGAGTGTAGTTCCTGATGCTCCAGCTCCAAAAG CTACTTCTAGAACAGGAATTCCTCAGGCTGATTTGCATGGAAAAGCACACGACAACAGTCGTCTAGCTGCAGCACCTGTAGCTCATG GGCCTGTGGCATCTCCTGTAATAGTCATTTCTCCTGCCATCCACGAGAATAGCCACATACCAGTTGCTGCACCTCCTCTCAATTTGTTTAACCATCCAACCCCAGTCAATTATTCAAATGCCAATG AGCCAATTGCATCTCCGGTAACAGCACCATCAGTTCCTCCACCTCCAGAGGATTTAGCTAACCATACAACCCCTGATAATGATTCCTATATTAAAG GGCCTGCAATATCTCCAGCGACAACCATTTCTCCTGCCATCCGTGAGAATAGTAGCATGCCTGTTGCTGCACCACCACTCAATTTGCTTAACCATTCAACACCAGTTAATTATTCACATG AGCCTGCTCGGTCTCCCGTAACTGTACCACCTCCTGTTTTTCATGAGAGTCATGGTATGCCAGTTGCGCCACCACCAGAGGATCTATCTAACTATGCAGCCCCTACTAATGGTTCCCGTCCTGAAG GGCCTGCTACACCTCCAGTAACAGCCTATTCTCCTGCCTTCCACGACAATAGTGGCATACCACTTGCTGCACCCCCACAAAGTTTATCAAACCAAACGAACCCTTTAAATTATTCACATGCAAAAG GTCCTATCAAATCTCCTGTAACAGCACCATCTCCCGCTCTTCATGGGAGTCATGGCATCCCAGTTGCTCCATCCCCAGAAGATTTATCTAACTATTCAGCCCCAGTAACTGAAG GGCCTGTTGTGTCACCAGTGACTGCCTTACCACCTACCGTCCATGTGAATCCTGTTACACCTGTCGCTGCACCTCCAGAAGATCTATCCAATAATAGGACCCATCATAACGATTCTAACACAAAAG GGACAAATACACAATTTGGAGGTCCTGCTGTATCTCCAGTAGTAGCACCACCACCTTCCATCCATGAGAATTATGGCATGCCGGTTGCTGGTCCTCCCGAAGGAGTATCCAGCCATGTCCCTCCTAGAAATGATAGACAGAATTATGGCATGCCAGTTGCTGCGCCTCCCGAAGGAGTATCCAGTCATGTCCCCCCTAGAAATGATAGACACTCAGGAG GTTCTTTACCTGCAATGAGCCCTGCACCTCATGAAGCCGAGGTGCCTTCTGATAATGCTCATGGTCCTCTTAGTTCTCATTCACAGCCTCCATCAGAAACAGTACCTGAGAGTCCTCCACCTGTGCCTGCAGCTTCATCTCATCATCACCAATATACACCAAGGAAAAGGGCAGGAAACCCTTCATCTGCTCCATCTCCACTGCACACTCCTGATTCTTACTATCCTG CACCACCCTCCCTGATTAGGCCAAAGGTTCATGCCCCACCACCACATAATCAAG ATAATCAAGGAACCCCTAGACCTGCTCAATCAAGAGTGGCTCCATCCACTCATCATGGAG GGCCTATTCAGTTTCCTGCAATTTCTCCATTTGGATTTGTGAAGCCAAAAGCACCAAAGATGCGACCTATCCATGCACTTCCACCTCCACCTCCTAATTTAG ATTGTACACCTCCATCTTGCCGTGACCCTTATACAAATAGCCGTCCAGGATCACCCTGCACCTGTGTTTTGCCAATGAATGTTGGACTGCGCCTAAGCATTCCATTGATTACATTCTTTCCCTGGGTCTTTGACTTTGCTCAAGAAATTGCATCCGGAACATCTATTGAACAAAGTCAGGTGCGGATCATGGGAGCAAATGCTGCCAACGAGCTGCCTGATAAGACTGATGTTCTCATTGATCTGCTGCCTTTTGGAGATCAATTTGAGAACAGCACAGTGTTCTCAATTTCTCAGAAGTTCTGGCACAAAGAGTTGTTCATAAACTCATCTTTGTTTGGTGACTATCTGGTGCTTTATGTCACTTACCCAG GTCTTCCTTCACCACCTATGGCGCCAGGAAGCATAGATAACCATGGATCATCTGGTGGTGACAGTAGTTCTAGGACTTTGCACCCATTTGCAGTCGATGTGGGAAAGCGAGAAGGAAAACAAAATCACAGCATAGTAGCTATTCTGGTTCTTTCAGCTGTTATAACTTCCATTTTATGCATTGGAGTTGTATGGATTTTGCTATTGAAATATAGAACTAGGTCTCATCTTTCACAAGCTCCTCAAGGTTTGAGAAACTCACTCACAAAGGAAGCAG GGACTGATCCAACCATGATCAAAAGCAGGCCAACATCAGCTTCAGCATCTTTCAGCTCTAGTATACGAACATATGCAGGAACAACAAAAACTTTTAGTTTACATGAGATGGAACAGGCCACAAATAGTTTTGACCACTCAAAAATAATTGGTGAAGGTGGTTTTGGACGTGTTTACGAAGGCACACTTGAAGACGGTATGAAGGTGGCCATTAAGGTTCTTAAGAGAGATGACCGACAAGGTAACCGAGAGTTCTTGGCTGAGGTTGAGATGCTGAGTCGATTGCATCATAGGAATTTGATTAAGTTGATTGGTATATGCACGGAGGCAGACAACTGTCTAGTTTATGAACTTGTTCGGAATGGCAGCGTAGACTCTCATTTATATG GTGCAGACAAGGAAGTTGCTCCACTTAACTGGTATGCTAGGCTGAAGATTGCACTTGGTGCTGCTCGAGGTCTAGCCTATCTGCATGAAGATTCAAATCCTCGTGTTATACATCGCGACTTCAAATCAAGCAACATATTGCTGGAAGAAGATTTCAATCCCAAGGTGTCTGATTTGGGTCTAGCAAGGGcagctaagggagaaggaaacgaGTACATCTCCACACGTGTTATGGGAACTTTCGG CTATGTGGCCCCTGAATATGCCATGACCGGGCATCTTCTTGTCAAGAGTGATGTTTACAGCTATGGAGTTGTACTTCTTGAACTGCTTACTGGACGGAAACCTGTAGACATGCTGCGACCTCCAGGGCAAGAGAATTTAGTCACATGGGCACGGCCACTTCTCACAAATAGGGACAGCCTAGAATCGATTATAGATCCATCTCTTTACCCTGACATTACACTTGACAGTTTGACAAAGGTGGCTGCCATTGCTTCAATGTGCGTGCAGCCTGAAGTTGACCAGCGACCGTTCATGGGTGAAGTGGTTCAAGCGCTAAAATTAGTATGCAATACAGGAGATGATTTTAGTAGAGTATCCGGAAGTTGTAGCTTGGAGGAGACATCGATACTAGAGGAACAGCCAAGGATCAGCACGGGGTGGGACTTGGGGTCAGAGAGAATGCTCCCTGAGCCTGATGTATTCAGTATGTCTGCAAGGTTTACAAGGGATGCATCAGGTTCATTTCGCCGCTATTCTAGCTCAGGTCCTCTGAGGCCGGGCAGTAGTAGCCTGCAATTTTGGCATCAAACAAGAGGCTTGACATCAGGAAGTGCTAGTGAGCATGGCAATTTAGACAGGGGATTGAAGACTGGTGACCAATTGGTGTAA